A window of Miscanthus floridulus cultivar M001 chromosome 12, ASM1932011v1, whole genome shotgun sequence genomic DNA:
TTAGAAGCATTGGTATAGTTTTTAACAAAAAACGCAATAGATACATACCACCGTAAAAGATCTCAAAAATAAAAGGTGAGAGCTTCAAACTTGATGATAAACATGAAATGATCTTAAACTTTAACAGAAGTATATAAGCCCCGTTCACttcactgaaaaaataagccgaaacactgtttcggttgatttgttgtgagagaaaaatattgttccagctgaaaaaataagttgaaaatatggattataagataagcgaatatGACCCGATTCTACAATCTTAAGGGCATTATTTCACCATCAGTGATACTTGGGATAAGGAAAGGTCAAAATATCTGCTTGTAGATTGTTAGATTAGATACTTGATGTAAGATGCATGAACCTCACCAAATCTGCAATTCACCGTGTCATGAAATAAAACGAAAAAAACTGAATTATCTTTGTTGGCTACCGCTTAGTTTCGTTTAATTTCTGGAAAAAGGTTAATTCTATCGCACAAGCTAGTTTATGCTTTGACACACTCATTCGGGTTGTAATAAGCTAGCCACAGCCAATTGTTTTATCTTAATTAAGTAGAAATGCATGGATAATAATAGAAGTGACAAAATCATTCAAATGTGAATTAGTAATAAACTAATTAAGTGCCTTGAAAAGTCTAGATGCAAGTTTATTCGTACCCTTGGCTATAATTGTGTCCTTGGGTAATCACAACAGAACTAAACAAAGTATTTGCAAAGCACAAGAATGGGAGCCTTACCTTGCCAGATTTCACTTGCACCCTGGCATTTTGCAGCAAAATCTAATGTTTCCCTCACTGTCAATTCTCCAATATGGTTGTCTGTCTGACTGATATAAGCAGAAGTTCTTTGTACACAAAATTCAGTAAGTGAAGTTCCATTGTAGGTCACTTCTCCACTTTTCTGTCAGAATAtgagaaggtaaatgaaatgacAAGAATGATACAGAACATAATAATGGGATAGATTAGGCAACCGGTTTGATTGTGTGAGGGAATAAAAAACCCTCCCAAGCCCGTCCCACAGAAAATTGAAACAATTCACACAAACAGGGAGAAGATGTCAAGGTCACCTTTAGCTGAGGATCCAGTTTACCAGCGAGGGCCAACAAGAGCGTTGATTTCCCAGATGACGGTGGCCCCAGCAACAGTGTCATTCTTTCACCacacaaaacaaaacaagaaaacaacatcAGCAGTTACCTATTAAAAACTTCATAAATGAGTGCATGCAATCCATGACACAAAAGAATTCTGAAATAAATTATTTTGGTACACAAAAAACGAGCTACAAGTTTTTAGTATAGTACTACATTAAGGTTATTATTGCAACGGAAAAAAATCAAAATGTTGGCATCAAAAGTGGAAGAGagataaccacatgatcaagatGAGTTGCATTAAATACCAGTATTGGCAGATCGGGACTCGTTCTTTTTATatttgtatatgtatatatagatatagatagatgagAAAACAGAGCAGGGATACATAGGGGATGACTTATCAACTACCCCCAAATGAGATACGTTTCTAGTACATTGTTCCAGAGGAAACAAGTGTCAGCACACAACTGCACAATAGGCATGCAAATATACTACCTTTTGTGCCTACATATGCGGATGTAAATTTAACTATTTAAGTTGGGAGTGTGACATGTGTTTGCATTCATATAGAGACCTGCATTAAGAAGTATTGTTTCTCACCTCCCAGGTTTTAGAACTCCACTAACATCATCAAGAATAGTGAGTTTGGTCTTCTTAGGACGTAAAAGATGGCAACAAATTAGAAGCCTCTGCaccaagatatatatatatatatatatatatatatatatatatatatatatagtagtcagttacaaaataagttattctgtagccacctctatttacgataatttcaTATACTAATtaacgataatgtcaatacatatttacgatagttggcttactataacacatggggatatttaccataacgttatagtaaaccacctaATAaaaagttactataatctcgtaaattaacatagtaattatcgtaattcaaagtgggtacagaataagttattttgtagccagctacaggtagtagttctatatatatatatatatatatatatatatatatatatatatatattagcatAGGGTTCGCAGGTGTAATAAGATAAAAAAAAGTACACAATTGTCATGTAAAttatggtatatatatatatatatatatatatatatatatatatatatatatatatatatatatatatatatatatatatatagtcataaATGAAAATGCTACAAGCTAGCTAGAGCATATATATTCTACCAGCGTATGGAATTGTTGATGCCTGCAACGTAACTGCAGTTGCATGCCTCATCAAGTACGTCTGATCAACTCATCGTCAACTAACTAACTATGAGTGTTTTATGTCAAAATTATTAGTTGCGTCTGGTAGCTGTAACTGCACGTGACAAGATTTAAGAACCCATAGCGTTCAAAAGGAAACTGGCAACAACGCATCATAATTCATAAGGCTAGTGCTGATAGGCTGAGCTAAAAAGTCCTGACGTGGACAGTTTAATCACATGATGACATGAAGCAGCAGTCGCTATCCGAGCAAGCAAATGATGCATGAGATCCGAGCTTTGCCCTACCCAACACGTAATCTAAACCGCAAAAACCAACCATATGCATACCTCGGCAATGTCATGGACGTAGTTGAGGAGCGTTGGCAACGCCCGGCGGCCGTAGTGCACCTCCGTGGACACCGTCAGGTTGCGGAACCTCACCTCCACCCGTGGCACGTCCAATCCCGCCCTTCACGAGATAACCAAACAGTTGGAATCGGCATTAATTTAGTAGAGCACGTAGTAAGCAAATCATAGAAATCGATCAAATCGGTTTATTATAGTATAGATGAGAAAATTGAAGTGCAAATCGAATCGGGGAATTGAAGGAAGGGATCAGCTGCATTACTTACGCGTCAAAGCGGGCCCTGATGCCGTGGAGGAGTTTGGCGTTATCGTAGTCTGCGGTTGCCAACGCCCTCTGGAGCACGCGCTGGACGCAATGCCGGTCGAGCACGCGCTGGACGCGTCAAAGCGGGCCCTTGCCGGTCGAGCACGCGCTGCACGCGTCAAAGCGGGCCCTTGCCGGTCGGTGCCGGTCGTCGTGAGAAAGTAACCAATTCCACAActgctcatccaaaacggcttcaccggtgaagccaaagtcggtgaagccagaaaaactggtttttCTCGGCTTCTAATTCATTTTAACCCTAGCTTACAAAacagcttcacgctacagtgcttCGATTTGCACAAAATAGATAAAGCCGGAGCCGACATAAGCCATGCCAAAAAAGACCCTAGCCCTCCAAAGGGTTCGCGGTGGAGCCGCGAGGCCGCTGCCTCGCATGCAGGAGCGCTAGCTTGGTCCACCACCAACCACAGAGACGAGGCGGCGGCTGTTGGGACTTGCATTGGGACACAGCTGCCTACGTACAGTACGCGGCCGAGATCAAGGGCAGGAGGCGCGTGCGTGCCACCAGTACGTGTTGTTGTAACCTATAACAAGTTGAAAGCCAGTTAGGGTCCGTTTGGTTGAACGGTTGTCGTGAGTTATGTGCTATAAAAATTGTAATATGTTTGGTTAAAATAACTACGAAGCATACTTAGGCTCTTTATCTTCCTTGAAACAGTTGTAAAGTGTCTCTCTATTTTAGGCCTGCTAATGGGTCGGGTAATAATTGGAGTTTTTGGATTGGTTGTGCTATGGAACTGTTTGGATGGGTTGTAATGGGTTGAGAGGTTAAACGGGTTGGGATAGGTTGGGTTTCCTAACAAATCGGGTTGGGTTTTCCAATCCTCCAATACGTCCAATGTCATGACGGTCGCGACAGTGCCGGACCTCACCGGGCTTGGAAACGGTGCCGAGTCCCCTGAAGACatggcctgttcggttggctggttcgtatcgttgctggttcgtttacgtgagagagaagtactgctggctgattcgCGTAAATAGTAGCCATctgagggggctggccagccagcccagcgaTCAGGCTGATGGAAGAGGTgctgcacggcggcggcggcggcggcggcagcctgGAAGAGGTgctgcacggcggcggcggcggcctgcacACGGCGCCTCCGGCTGCGGTGCCCCAGCCCACCTCCTTTTGCCCCGGCTGGCGGACCCGGCA
This region includes:
- the LOC136497097 gene encoding ABC transporter G family member 51-like; protein product: MTLLLGPPSSGKSTLLLALAGKLDPQLKKSGEVTYNGTSLTEFCVQRTSAYISQTDNHIGELTVRETLDFAAKCQGASEIWQECLKELCDLEGKRGIRPNPEIDAFMKQGRRVWTLNSLKWLELGMLLPCLCSVLLPPLC